One genomic window of Canis lupus baileyi chromosome 24, mCanLup2.hap1, whole genome shotgun sequence includes the following:
- the PRLH gene encoding prolactin-releasing peptide, producing MKALHACLLSLLLLGLTLQGAAGQGHRHSMEIRTPDIDPAWYTGRGIRPVGRFGRRRAALGDAMKPSFWRQPPCLPLQGRAEPSQGG from the exons ATGAAGGCTTTGCACGCCTGCCTCTTGAGCCTGCTGctgctgggcctcaccctgcagGGGGCCGCCGGCCAAGGCCACCGGCATTCCATGGAGATCCGCA CCCCTGACATCGATCCTGCCTGGTACACGGGCCGCGGAATCAGGCCCGTGGGCCGCTTTGGCCGCAGGAGAGCAGCCCTGGGGGATGCGATGAAGCCGAGCTTCTGGCGCCagcccccctgcctccccctgcaaGGACGCGCTGAGCCCTCTCAGGGCGGGTGA
- the RAB17 gene encoding ras-related protein Rab-17 isoform X3, producing MAQVGGVPCPGAAPGQPCVFKLVLLGSGSVGKSSLALRYVKNDFKSILPTVGCAFFTKVVELGAVSLKFEIWDTAGQEKYHSICHLYFRGANAALLVYDITRKDSFCKAQQWLQDLERQVPAGEVVVMLVGNKTDLGEQREVTFQEGKEFAESKRLLFMEASAKLNHQVTEVFSALARELLRREEGKQGRPQRGEAGLARSRVPAGPARCCAQ from the exons ATGGCGCAGGTGGGAGGGGTCCCCTGCCCTGGGGCTGCCCCGGGCCAGCCCTGCGTGTTCAAGCTGGTGCTCTTGGGGAGCGGCTCCGTGGGCAAGTCCAGCTTGGCTCTCCGGTACGTGAAGAATGACTTCAAGAGCATCCTGCCCACCGTGGGAT GTGCGTTCTTCACAAAGGTGGTGGAGCTGGGTGCCGTGTCTCTGAAGTTTGAGATCTGGGACACGGCCGGCCAGGAGAAGTACCACAGCATCTGCCACCTGTACTTCCGGGGCGCCAACGCCGCGCTCTTGGTATACGACATCACCAGGAAG GATTCCTTCTGCAAGGCCCAGCAGTGGCTGCAGGACCTCGAGCGGCAGGTCCCCGCcggggaggtggtggtgatgctGGTCGGGAACAAGACGGATCTCGGCGAGCAGCGGGAGGTGACCTTCCAG GAAGGGAAAGAGTTTGCAGAGAGCAAGAGGCTGCTGTTCATGGAGGCCTCCGCCAAGCTAAACCACCAGGTGACCGAGGTCTTCAGCGCTCTAG CCCGGGAACTGCTGCGGAGAGAAGAGGGGAAGCAGGGCCGGCCGCAGAGGGGGGAGGCTGGGCTGGCTCGGAGCAGGGTGCCCGCGGGGCCGGCCAGGTGCTGCGCCCAGTAG
- the RAB17 gene encoding ras-related protein Rab-17 isoform X1, producing the protein MDQDAVSPTNLGVPHAPGQGGQHRRPFPETPPPPPTPWKDWFGFAILSFSLWWKGDELGMAQVGGVPCPGAAPGQPCVFKLVLLGSGSVGKSSLALRYVKNDFKSILPTVGCAFFTKVVELGAVSLKFEIWDTAGQEKYHSICHLYFRGANAALLVYDITRKDSFCKAQQWLQDLERQVPAGEVVVMLVGNKTDLGEQREVTFQEGKEFAESKRLLFMEASAKLNHQVTEVFSALARELLRREEGKQGRPQRGEAGLARSRVPAGPARCCAQ; encoded by the exons ATGGATCAGGATGCTGTTAGCCCCACTAATCTCGGTGTCCCGCACGCCCCGGGGCAAGGAGGACAGCACCGTAGACCCTTCCCTGAAACgcccccccctccacccaccccgtGGAAGGACTGGTTTGGATTTGCgatcctttctttttccctttggtgGAAAGGAGATGAGCTG GGCATGGCGCAGGTGGGAGGGGTCCCCTGCCCTGGGGCTGCCCCGGGCCAGCCCTGCGTGTTCAAGCTGGTGCTCTTGGGGAGCGGCTCCGTGGGCAAGTCCAGCTTGGCTCTCCGGTACGTGAAGAATGACTTCAAGAGCATCCTGCCCACCGTGGGAT GTGCGTTCTTCACAAAGGTGGTGGAGCTGGGTGCCGTGTCTCTGAAGTTTGAGATCTGGGACACGGCCGGCCAGGAGAAGTACCACAGCATCTGCCACCTGTACTTCCGGGGCGCCAACGCCGCGCTCTTGGTATACGACATCACCAGGAAG GATTCCTTCTGCAAGGCCCAGCAGTGGCTGCAGGACCTCGAGCGGCAGGTCCCCGCcggggaggtggtggtgatgctGGTCGGGAACAAGACGGATCTCGGCGAGCAGCGGGAGGTGACCTTCCAG GAAGGGAAAGAGTTTGCAGAGAGCAAGAGGCTGCTGTTCATGGAGGCCTCCGCCAAGCTAAACCACCAGGTGACCGAGGTCTTCAGCGCTCTAG CCCGGGAACTGCTGCGGAGAGAAGAGGGGAAGCAGGGCCGGCCGCAGAGGGGGGAGGCTGGGCTGGCTCGGAGCAGGGTGCCCGCGGGGCCGGCCAGGTGCTGCGCCCAGTAG
- the RAB17 gene encoding ras-related protein Rab-17 isoform X2: MAQVGGVPCPGAAPGQPCVFKLVLLGSGSVGKSSLALRYVKNDFKSILPTVGCAFFTKVVELGAVSLKFEIWDTAGQEKYHSICHLYFRGANAALLVYDITRKDSFCKAQQWLQDLERQVPAGEVVVMLVGNKTDLGEQREVTFQEGKEFAESKRLLFMEASAKLNHQVTEVFSALGPHPGVLRAIWRLLRLSEKVPDGFPGCPHFQAWSSSCSPPDPSQSLTHSTLGRCHVAGALPWEGLTSALPETPVAGE; the protein is encoded by the exons ATGGCGCAGGTGGGAGGGGTCCCCTGCCCTGGGGCTGCCCCGGGCCAGCCCTGCGTGTTCAAGCTGGTGCTCTTGGGGAGCGGCTCCGTGGGCAAGTCCAGCTTGGCTCTCCGGTACGTGAAGAATGACTTCAAGAGCATCCTGCCCACCGTGGGAT GTGCGTTCTTCACAAAGGTGGTGGAGCTGGGTGCCGTGTCTCTGAAGTTTGAGATCTGGGACACGGCCGGCCAGGAGAAGTACCACAGCATCTGCCACCTGTACTTCCGGGGCGCCAACGCCGCGCTCTTGGTATACGACATCACCAGGAAG GATTCCTTCTGCAAGGCCCAGCAGTGGCTGCAGGACCTCGAGCGGCAGGTCCCCGCcggggaggtggtggtgatgctGGTCGGGAACAAGACGGATCTCGGCGAGCAGCGGGAGGTGACCTTCCAG GAAGGGAAAGAGTTTGCAGAGAGCAAGAGGCTGCTGTTCATGGAGGCCTCCGCCAAGCTAAACCACCAGGTGACCGAGGTCTTCAGCGCTCTAG GTCCACACCCGGGGGTGCTACGGGCCATATGGCGACTTCTCCGACTTTCTGAGAAAGTGCCAGACGGCTTTCCTGGCTGCCCACACTTCCAGGCCTGGTCCAGCAGCTGCAGCCCCCCTGACCCCTCCCAGTCCCTCACTCACTCCACCCTGGGCAGGTGCCACGTAGCAGGGGCTCTTCCCTGGGAGGGGCTGACCTCTGCCCTCCCTGAGACCCCTGTGGCTGGGGAGTGA